A genomic region of Exiguobacterium oxidotolerans JCM 12280 contains the following coding sequences:
- the acpS gene encoding holo-ACP synthase: MIYGIGLDLIELERVRLTLERQPRMLTRILTDREQARYETLADGRRLEYLAGRFAAKEAFVKALGTGIGREVSWRDLEVLNETSGRPIMTGPFDGMIHVSITHSDHYAAAQVLLEKRDGDVPTDVD, encoded by the coding sequence ATGATTTATGGTATCGGTCTTGACTTGATTGAATTAGAACGCGTTCGTCTGACACTCGAACGTCAACCCCGGATGCTGACACGTATTTTGACGGATCGTGAACAAGCGCGGTATGAAACATTGGCGGACGGACGCCGACTTGAATATCTCGCAGGACGGTTCGCGGCAAAAGAAGCGTTTGTCAAAGCACTCGGCACGGGGATTGGGCGAGAAGTGTCTTGGCGCGATCTTGAAGTACTAAATGAAACATCAGGTCGCCCTATCATGACGGGGCCGTTTGACGGTATGATTCATGTATCGATTACGCATTCGGATCATTATGCGGCAGCACAAGTCTTATTAGAAAAGAGGGATGGCGATGTACCGACCGACGTGGATTGA
- the alr gene encoding alanine racemase → MYRPTWIEIDRAAIAHNVREIKARIGDQSMMAVVKADGYGHGAITVAEIALENGADLLAVALLEEAIELREAGIQAPILMLETLLPEHVSVASNYDVAVPVFSAEWLRQAKQHLTEIDSLRIHIKVDSGMGRLGLQTMEELDELLMELDSDLLELEGIYTHFATADELSSRLFEQQRTTFLGFVERVPHVRYIHAANSAAAIRLAGQDDPFNIVRIGIALYGAMPSDEMIPYYDFLQPAFSLKSQLMQVKCVEPGQTISYGATYTAPTDEWIGTVPIGYADGWSRRFQGYSLIVDGQPCEIVGRVCMDRLMIRLPQEYPVGTEVTLIGTGAPIDEAAHWLGTINYEVLCQFSKRVPRK, encoded by the coding sequence ATGTACCGACCGACGTGGATTGAAATTGATCGTGCTGCGATTGCACATAATGTACGCGAGATAAAGGCAAGAATCGGCGACCAATCGATGATGGCCGTCGTCAAAGCGGATGGCTACGGACACGGTGCGATCACTGTGGCAGAAATTGCACTGGAAAACGGGGCTGACTTACTTGCCGTCGCTCTTCTTGAAGAAGCAATCGAGCTGCGTGAAGCAGGTATCCAAGCACCGATTCTTATGCTCGAGACGTTATTGCCGGAGCATGTCTCCGTCGCTTCGAATTATGATGTAGCGGTACCGGTGTTTTCAGCCGAGTGGTTACGGCAAGCAAAACAACATCTGACGGAAATCGATTCGCTTCGGATTCATATTAAAGTCGATAGTGGGATGGGGCGGCTCGGCCTGCAAACGATGGAAGAACTGGATGAACTTTTAATGGAGCTCGATTCTGATTTGCTTGAGCTCGAAGGGATTTATACACATTTCGCGACAGCGGACGAACTGTCGAGCCGTCTGTTCGAACAGCAACGGACGACGTTTCTCGGCTTCGTCGAACGCGTACCGCACGTCCGATATATCCATGCGGCGAATTCTGCTGCTGCGATTCGACTCGCAGGTCAAGATGACCCGTTTAATATCGTCCGCATCGGGATTGCCCTTTACGGCGCGATGCCGTCTGACGAGATGATTCCATATTATGATTTCCTTCAGCCGGCATTTTCGTTGAAGAGTCAGCTGATGCAAGTCAAGTGCGTCGAACCCGGACAGACGATCAGTTATGGGGCGACGTACACGGCACCGACGGATGAGTGGATCGGGACCGTCCCGATCGGCTACGCAGATGGGTGGTCGCGACGTTTTCAAGGGTACTCACTCATCGTCGATGGTCAACCGTGTGAAATCGTCGGTCGTGTCTGTATGGACCGGTTAATGATTCGTTTACCGCAGGAATACCCCGTCGGCACAGAAGTGACGTTAATTGGAACGGGCGCACCGATTGATG